A window of Sedimentibacter sp. MB31-C6 genomic DNA:
TGATGCAGCATCAATAGGAATTATTGGTGCAGCAGACGGGCCAACGTCCATATTAGTATCACAAGTATTAAAAAGCAATTATATTGGTCCTATAGCTGTTGCAGCATATTCATATATGGCATTGGTTCCTATAATTCAACCATTTGCTATTAAAATATGTACAACTGAAAAGGATAGAAAAATAAGAATGTCTTATAACCCTAAAAGTGTTTCTAGAATGACAAGGCTTTTATTTCCTGTTGTAGTAACTATAATAGCTGGACTTGTTGCACCGGCATCAATATCTTTAGTTGGTTTTTTAATGTTTGGAAATTTAATTAGAGAATGTGGTGTGTTAAGGTCATTGTCTGAAACGGCTCAAAAGGATCTTGTTAACTTAATTACTTTATTGTTAGGAATAACAATTTCAGCAAGTATGAAAGCTGAAACATTTATATCCTTTAATACACTGTTAATAATGGGACTTGGATTATTGGCATTTGTTTTTGATACGATAGCAGGTGCATTATTCGCGAAGTTTTTAAATTTGTTTCTTAAAGATAAAATCAATCCTATGGTTGGAGCTGCTGGAATTTCTGCATTTCCGATGTCATCAAGAGTAATACAAAAAATGGGAATTGAAGCAGATTCGCAAAATCATTTA
This region includes:
- a CDS encoding sodium ion-translocating decarboxylase subunit beta, which codes for MDFLIEGIIQITWQQILMWIIGGALIYLAIAKELEPSLLLPMGFGAILVNIPMSGVLNQNLPGIGEVQGIIDWLFEVGIEASEMMPLLLFIGIGAMIDFGPLLSNPRLLLFGAAAQFGIFATVLVAALLGFTLNDAASIGIIGAADGPTSILVSQVLKSNYIGPIAVAAYSYMALVPIIQPFAIKICTTEKDRKIRMSYNPKSVSRMTRLLFPVVVTIIAGLVAPASISLVGFLMFGNLIRECGVLRSLSETAQKDLVNLITLLLGITISASMKAETFISFNTLLIMGLGLLAFVFDTIAGALFAKFLNLFLKDKINPMVGAAGISAFPMSSRVIQKMGIEADSQNHLLMHAVGANVSGQIASVIAGGVIIGLVPGLM